In Topomyia yanbarensis strain Yona2022 chromosome 2, ASM3024719v1, whole genome shotgun sequence, one DNA window encodes the following:
- the LOC131681971 gene encoding larval/pupal cuticle protein H1C — protein MKFCIVLLTVMAAAAVCAEEMAESTKAKRGIHLGIGYHASPVVSHSYVAPAPIIAHSAPLIAAAPVYHAPIAKTYVAHAPVVHHSYHAYHAPAVAYAHAPVAVAHAPFYHAYHRR, from the exons ATGAAGTTCTGC ATCGTCCTGCTGACCGTGATGGCCGCCGCCGCCGTGTGCGCCGAAGAGATGGCCGAATCCACGAAAGCCAAGCGTGGCATCCATCTGGGCATCGGTTATCACGCTTCGCCCGTCGTGTCCCACTCGTACGTGGCTCCCGCTCCGATCATCGCCCACTCGGCTCCACTGATTGCGGCCGCTCCCGTGTATCACGCTCCGATCGCTAAGACCTACGTAGCGCATGCTCCGGTGGTACACCACAGCTATCACGCCTATCATGCACCGGCAGTCGCCTACGCTCATGCTCCGGTAGCTGTCGCCCATGCTCCGTTCTACCATGCCTATCATCGTCGTTAA